A window of Diospyros lotus cultivar Yz01 chromosome 14, ASM1463336v1, whole genome shotgun sequence contains these coding sequences:
- the LOC127791089 gene encoding chlorophyll a-b binding protein CP29.2, chloroplastic-like produces the protein MASTTAAATSSFLGTRLPDVHSSSGRVQARFGFGTRKAKPKKSISRPSVDRPLWYPGAKAPEWLDGSLVGDYGFDPFGLGKPAEYLQYDFDSLDQNLAKNQAGDIIGTRFETSDVKSTPFQPYTEVFGLQRFRECELIHGRWAMLATLGALTVEWLTGVTWQDAGKVELIEGSSYLGQPLPFSMTTLIWIEVLVIGYIEFQRNGELDPEKRLYPGGKFFDPLGLASDPEKKATLQLAEIKHARLAMVAFLGFAIQAAATGKGPLNNWATHLSDPLHTTIFDTLGLFS, from the exons ATGGCCTCCACCACCGCCGCCGCCACGTCGTCTTTCCTCGGCACGCGACTCCCCGACGTCCACTCCAGCTCGGGTCGGGTGCAGGCGCGGTTCGGATTCGGAACCAGGAAGGCAAAGCCGAAGAAGTCGATTTCGAGGCCGAGCGTGGACCGCCCGCTCTGGTACCCGGGAGCCAAAGCCCCAGAATGGCTCGACGGCAGCTTGGTCGGAGACTACGGGTTCGACCCGTTCGGTCTGGGAAAGCCGGCGGAGTACTTGCAGTACGACTTCGACTCGTTGGACCAGAACTTGGCTAAGAACCAGGCGGGCGACATCATCGGGACCCGGTTCGAGACCTCCGACGTGAAGTCGACGCCGTTTCAGCCGTACACGGAGGTCTTCGGGCTGCAGAGGTTCCGGGAGTGCGAGCTCATCCATGGGCGGTGGGCCATGTTGGCCACCCTCGGCGCTCTCACCGTCGAGTGGCTCACCGGCGTCACCTGGCAAGATGCCGGCAAG GTGGAGTTGATAGAAGGATCATCGTACCTCGGACAGCCTCTTCCATTCTCGATGACCACTCTGATCTGGATCGAGGTTCTCGTCATCGGCTACATCGAGTTCCAGAGGAACGGCGAGCTCGACCCGGAGAAGAGGCTGTACCCCGGCGGCAAATTCTTCGACCCACTGGGATTGGCCTCCGATCCGGAGAAGAAGGCGACGCTTCAGCTGGCGGAGATCAAGCACGCCCGCCTCGCCATGGTGGCCTTCCTGGGCTTTGCCATCCAGGCGGCCGCCACCGGCAAAGGGCCGCTCAACAACTGGGCGACCCACTTGAGTGATCCGCTCCACACAACCATTTTTGACACCTTGGGACTCTTCTCTTAG